One Gordonia zhaorongruii DNA segment encodes these proteins:
- a CDS encoding primosomal protein N', with product MPASRLPVARVLPMLGLAHLDRPFDYLVDEKFDAVAQPGVRVRIRFAGRLVDGFLLERLGASDHGGRLAWLERVVSPEVVLTEELASLCRAVADRYAGTMPDVLRLAIPPRHARVEKESVAENQRAENPGAEDPGEITGPGMSGWERYATAASFLRATLDDRHPRACWQVLPGDDWAVRLAELATEVAAAGRGAIIVVPDQRDLDRLAAACDPYLGERCVALAAGLGPTARYRRWLSVLRGQARVVIGTRSAVFAPVADLALTVVFDDGDQSLDEPRAPYPHPREVAVLRSHATGTGLLIGGHSRTTEAQALVESGWAHDLVAPREAVRAAAPRVEGISDDDRRIDGDPLARSARIPATAFDAARRAVAAEAPVLFSVPRRGYLPSVACARCRTHARCRACNGPLSMNDRGELACRWCGRPELRYVCPACGARAVRALMVGDKRTAEELGKAFPGVPVVTSGGQKIVDEIPEGPRVVVATPGAAPRAPGGYGAAVLLDTWAQLDREDLRAAEESVRMWMSVSTLVRPASDGGRVVIVADAGVSAVQALIRWDPAGFASGDLAQRRELGFPPAVTMASVDGPAPAIAAFLDLLALPPSAERLGPVPLPAGVRRPAGLDGEGELERVLLRTPRVVGRELSAALRAGQVLRNARHDDTAGIRVQIDPPTIG from the coding sequence ATGCCGGCATCCCGGCTCCCGGTTGCCCGGGTGCTTCCGATGCTCGGTCTGGCACACCTGGACCGGCCTTTCGATTATCTGGTCGATGAGAAGTTCGACGCGGTCGCACAACCCGGTGTCCGGGTGCGCATCCGGTTCGCCGGGCGGCTGGTCGACGGTTTCCTGCTCGAACGTCTCGGTGCGTCCGATCACGGAGGCCGACTGGCCTGGCTCGAGCGCGTGGTGTCGCCGGAGGTGGTTCTGACCGAGGAACTCGCCTCGCTCTGCCGGGCTGTCGCGGATCGTTACGCGGGCACGATGCCCGACGTCCTGCGACTCGCGATCCCGCCGAGGCACGCGCGCGTCGAGAAGGAATCGGTCGCGGAGAACCAGAGGGCGGAGAACCCAGGGGCGGAGGATCCCGGGGAGATCACCGGGCCGGGGATGTCCGGTTGGGAGCGGTACGCGACGGCTGCGTCGTTCCTGCGGGCGACCCTCGACGACCGCCACCCGCGCGCCTGCTGGCAGGTGCTGCCCGGCGACGACTGGGCCGTGCGCCTTGCCGAACTGGCGACCGAGGTGGCCGCTGCCGGACGAGGGGCGATCATCGTCGTCCCGGACCAACGAGATCTCGATCGGCTCGCCGCAGCGTGTGACCCGTACCTGGGTGAACGGTGCGTGGCGCTTGCTGCCGGCTTGGGGCCGACCGCCCGGTACCGGCGCTGGCTGTCGGTTCTGCGGGGTCAAGCGCGAGTCGTGATCGGCACTCGCAGTGCGGTTTTCGCGCCGGTAGCGGATCTCGCACTGACCGTTGTGTTCGATGACGGTGACCAGAGTCTCGATGAGCCGCGCGCGCCGTATCCGCACCCGCGGGAAGTGGCCGTGCTGCGTTCGCATGCAACCGGGACGGGCCTGCTGATCGGCGGTCACTCCCGTACGACCGAAGCTCAGGCACTCGTGGAATCGGGATGGGCGCACGATCTGGTGGCCCCTCGTGAGGCGGTGAGGGCTGCGGCCCCGCGGGTCGAGGGAATCTCCGACGACGACCGCCGGATCGACGGCGACCCGCTCGCACGCTCGGCGCGCATCCCGGCGACGGCGTTCGACGCCGCACGTCGGGCCGTGGCCGCGGAGGCGCCCGTCCTGTTCAGCGTGCCGCGCCGTGGCTATCTGCCGTCGGTGGCATGTGCCCGGTGCCGCACACACGCCCGGTGCCGCGCGTGCAACGGTCCACTCTCGATGAACGACCGCGGGGAGCTGGCGTGCCGGTGGTGCGGCCGACCGGAACTGCGATACGTCTGCCCGGCATGCGGCGCCCGGGCGGTGCGTGCCCTCATGGTCGGCGACAAGAGGACGGCGGAGGAGCTCGGCAAGGCGTTTCCCGGGGTGCCGGTCGTGACCTCGGGCGGGCAGAAGATCGTCGACGAGATTCCGGAGGGACCGCGGGTCGTGGTGGCGACACCGGGAGCCGCCCCACGGGCGCCCGGGGGCTACGGCGCCGCAGTCCTCCTCGATACCTGGGCCCAGCTCGACCGCGAGGATCTGCGTGCGGCCGAGGAGTCGGTGCGCATGTGGATGTCGGTCTCCACGTTGGTACGACCCGCATCCGACGGCGGACGCGTGGTGATCGTCGCCGACGCGGGCGTCTCCGCCGTGCAGGCGCTGATCCGTTGGGATCCAGCCGGGTTCGCGTCGGGTGACCTCGCCCAGCGGAGAGAGCTGGGCTTCCCTCCGGCCGTCACGATGGCGTCCGTGGACGGACCGGCACCCGCGATCGCGGCCTTCCTCGACCTGCTCGCGCTGCCACCGTCGGCGGAGAGGCTCGGGCCCGTACCGCTGCCCGCCGGAGTGCGCAGGCCCGCGGGTCTCGACGGAGAGGGCGAGCTCGAGCGCGTCCTGCTGCGGACGCCCCGAGTGGTGGGCCGCGAACTGTCGGCTGCACTCCGGGCCGGCCAGGTGCTGCGGAACGCGCGGCACGATGACACCGCGGGCATCCGGGTCCAGATCGACCCACCTACGATTGGTTGA
- the fmt gene encoding methionyl-tRNA formyltransferase: protein MKLVFAGTPDVAVPTLRELIDSPDHTVVGVITRPDTTAGRGRRTVRSAVGTIADEHGIEVITPGRMSEPVVAETLARWEPDLGVVVAYGGLIPQAILDQLPHGWINLHFSILPAWRGAAPVQAAIAAGDEITGASVFELEAGLDTGPVYGTLTASIRDTDTAGDLLERLAAGGSGLTKAVVDGIAEGELSPAPQDPDGVSHAAKITVDDARVRWDLPSHLVDRAIRAHTPSPGAWTELGDARIKLGPVTLADDDPAVPGQLSAGQIGVTKKAVFIGTASGAVKLGSVQAPGKKVMHAADWARGTRFDETGHFA from the coding sequence ATGAAACTGGTGTTCGCTGGTACCCCCGACGTCGCGGTGCCGACTCTTCGAGAGCTCATCGATTCGCCGGACCACACCGTGGTCGGCGTGATCACCCGGCCCGACACCACGGCGGGTCGCGGCCGCAGGACGGTGCGCTCGGCTGTCGGCACGATTGCCGACGAGCACGGGATCGAGGTGATCACCCCGGGCCGGATGTCCGAGCCGGTGGTCGCTGAGACGCTGGCCCGATGGGAGCCCGACCTCGGCGTGGTCGTGGCCTACGGCGGACTGATTCCGCAGGCGATTCTCGACCAGTTGCCGCACGGGTGGATCAATCTGCACTTCTCGATCCTGCCGGCGTGGCGCGGAGCGGCTCCCGTTCAGGCGGCGATCGCCGCAGGCGATGAGATCACCGGCGCGAGTGTGTTCGAGCTGGAAGCCGGTCTGGACACCGGGCCCGTGTACGGCACCCTCACCGCGTCGATCCGGGACACCGACACAGCGGGAGACCTTCTCGAGCGCCTCGCGGCCGGCGGATCGGGGTTGACGAAGGCCGTCGTCGACGGCATCGCCGAAGGCGAGCTCTCGCCGGCACCACAGGACCCCGACGGCGTCTCCCATGCCGCGAAGATCACCGTCGACGACGCACGAGTGCGCTGGGACCTACCGTCCCACCTCGTCGATCGTGCGATCCGGGCGCACACTCCGAGCCCGGGAGCCTGGACCGAACTGGGCGACGCGCGGATCAAGCTCGGACCGGTGACGCTCGCTGATGACGATCCGGCTGTTCCCGGACAGCTGTCGGCCGGTCAGATCGGAGTCACGAAGAAGGCGGTGTTCATCGGTACCGCATCGGGTGCGGTGAAACTCGGCAGTGTGCAGGCTCCGGGGAAGAAGGTCATGCACGCCGCAGACTGGGCGCGCGGCACGCGATTCGACGAGACAGGACATTTCGCATGA
- a CDS encoding RsmB/NOP family class I SAM-dependent RNA methyltransferase encodes MTHGGRDRRDTRSGAGRSAGPDKRSGQDKKLRSKPVDGARRVALDVLRAVRKDDAYANILLPRLLRERSLDRRDKALATELTYGTSRTIGVLDAVIESAAGRPTAEIDGDLLDVLRMGSYQLLRTRIGSHAAVSTSVDLVRAESGMGPSGFVNAVLRKVSQRDEQLWIDVLAPSMADDMIGHLAFSYAHPRWIAEVFHRALGSIGELQAALAADDERPIVHLVARPGQITAEELALISGGEEGRLSSYCVYLPDGDPGELEAVRDGFAGVQDEGSQLVALAAARADVTSAEGGRTGRWLDLCAGPGGKAALLGSLAHLDGAHLDAVEVSEHRARLIENVVDALPVTVHVADGRDSGLEPGYDRILVDAPCSGLGALRRRPEARWRRTPDEVPELVTLQTELLTEALRLVRPGGVVVYSTCSPHPAETTEVISSVLGENSGVEAVDARPLVAGDAADPEPFGAGPYVQLWPHRHDTDAMFLAVLRKTAG; translated from the coding sequence ATGACACACGGTGGCAGGGATCGTCGGGACACGCGCAGTGGCGCAGGCCGGTCCGCCGGCCCAGACAAGCGCAGCGGCCAGGATAAGAAGCTGCGTTCCAAGCCGGTCGACGGGGCTCGTCGCGTCGCGCTCGATGTGCTTCGTGCCGTGCGCAAGGACGATGCGTACGCGAACATCCTGCTGCCTCGGCTCCTTCGGGAACGCAGCCTGGACCGACGTGACAAGGCGCTCGCTACAGAGTTGACGTACGGCACGTCGCGGACGATCGGCGTACTCGACGCGGTCATCGAGTCGGCGGCAGGCCGGCCGACAGCGGAGATCGATGGCGACCTGCTCGACGTGCTCCGGATGGGCAGCTATCAGCTGCTGCGGACCCGGATCGGCTCACACGCCGCCGTCTCGACATCGGTGGACCTGGTGCGTGCGGAGAGCGGGATGGGTCCGTCAGGATTCGTGAACGCGGTGCTCCGCAAAGTGAGTCAACGCGATGAGCAGCTGTGGATCGACGTGCTCGCACCGTCGATGGCCGACGACATGATCGGCCATCTGGCGTTCTCGTACGCGCATCCACGCTGGATCGCCGAGGTCTTCCACCGGGCGCTCGGCTCGATCGGCGAACTGCAGGCCGCACTCGCAGCGGATGACGAACGTCCGATCGTTCACCTCGTCGCCCGCCCCGGTCAGATCACCGCGGAGGAGCTGGCGCTCATCAGCGGCGGCGAGGAAGGCCGGCTGTCGTCCTACTGCGTGTACCTGCCCGACGGTGATCCCGGTGAGCTCGAAGCGGTCCGTGACGGTTTCGCGGGAGTCCAGGACGAGGGCAGCCAGCTCGTGGCGCTCGCCGCTGCGCGCGCGGATGTCACTTCCGCAGAAGGCGGGCGGACCGGCCGCTGGCTGGATCTGTGCGCCGGCCCCGGAGGAAAGGCTGCACTACTGGGGTCACTCGCGCATCTCGACGGTGCGCACCTCGACGCGGTCGAGGTGTCGGAGCACCGCGCGCGATTGATCGAGAACGTAGTCGACGCTCTTCCCGTGACCGTTCACGTCGCTGATGGTCGAGACTCCGGTCTAGAGCCCGGGTACGACCGGATCCTCGTAGATGCCCCGTGCTCGGGGCTCGGCGCACTCCGCCGTCGGCCTGAGGCTCGGTGGCGACGCACACCGGACGAAGTTCCTGAGCTGGTGACCCTGCAGACCGAACTGCTGACCGAGGCGCTGCGGCTGGTCCGTCCGGGCGGTGTCGTCGTCTATTCGACGTGCTCACCGCACCCGGCGGAGACCACTGAGGTGATCAGCTCCGTGCTCGGTGAGAATTCCGGTGTCGAGGCGGTAGATGCACGGCCGCTGGTTGCCGGAGATGCCGCCGACCCGGAGCCTTTCGGTGCCGGACCGTACGTTCAGCTCTGGCCGCACCGGCACGACACTGATGCGATGTTCCTGGCCGTTCTGCGGAAGACGGCCGGCTAG
- the rpe gene encoding ribulose-phosphate 3-epimerase, with protein MCTSGRPAPMIAPSILSADFANLASEVAAVGPSDVDPGVEWVHVDVMDNHFVPNLTLGMPIVESLLKATDIPLDCHLMIDDPGRWAPPYAEAGAYNVTFHAEATDDPSSVARDIRAAGGKAGLAVKPGTPLDPYLEILGNFDTFLVMSVEPGFGGQKFMPEVLDKVRTIRKRIDSDELRLLIEIDGGISDSTIEQAAEAGVDCFVAGSAVYGGDDPSARVAELRRKATEVRENR; from the coding sequence ATGTGCACCAGCGGCCGCCCGGCTCCGATGATCGCCCCCTCCATCCTGTCCGCGGATTTCGCGAACCTCGCTTCCGAGGTGGCCGCGGTCGGACCGTCCGACGTGGATCCCGGTGTCGAATGGGTTCACGTGGACGTGATGGACAACCATTTCGTGCCGAACCTGACACTCGGGATGCCGATCGTCGAGAGCTTGCTGAAGGCGACCGACATTCCTCTCGACTGCCACCTGATGATCGATGATCCGGGGCGCTGGGCGCCGCCGTACGCCGAGGCGGGTGCGTACAACGTGACCTTCCACGCCGAGGCGACCGATGATCCGTCGAGCGTGGCGCGCGACATCCGGGCCGCAGGCGGAAAGGCGGGACTCGCAGTGAAGCCGGGCACGCCGCTCGACCCGTATCTGGAGATCCTGGGCAACTTCGACACGTTCCTCGTGATGAGTGTCGAGCCCGGGTTCGGCGGTCAGAAGTTCATGCCCGAGGTCCTCGACAAGGTGCGGACCATCCGCAAGAGAATCGACAGTGATGAGCTCCGCCTGCTCATCGAGATCGACGGCGGGATCTCGGATTCGACGATCGAGCAGGCCGCGGAGGCGGGCGTCGACTGCTTCGTCGCGGGCTCCGCGGTGTACGGCGGCGACGATCCGTCGGCCCGCGTCGCCGAACTGCGCCGCAAGGCGACCGAGGTGCGCGAGAACCGGTGA
- the ribD gene encoding bifunctional diaminohydroxyphosphoribosylaminopyrimidine deaminase/5-amino-6-(5-phosphoribosylamino)uracil reductase RibD, with protein MRRAIAASEAARGVSSPNPPVGAVILDGDGLVIGTGSTQEAGGAHAEVMALRAAGDAALGGTAVVTLEPCHHTGRTGPCTRALIDAGIAKVVYAVADPNPDAAGGAAALESAGVEVTGGVLRDEAARGPLRHWLFRQQHDRPSVILKVASTMDGRIAAPDGTSQWITGSEAREHTHRQRCAADAIVVGTGTALADDPSLTARQPDGALYPHQPVRVVLGHREVPGTAKLRDGLSRFVQVSSHEPVDVLAELPEALTVIVEGGPSVAGAFLAAGLVDEVHVYLAPLLLGAGAEAVDDPTQRTLADARRFARDEVRTLGDDLFLRLRRV; from the coding sequence ATGCGGCGGGCGATCGCGGCGTCGGAGGCTGCCCGAGGCGTGAGTTCCCCGAACCCTCCGGTGGGTGCGGTCATCCTCGACGGCGACGGGCTGGTGATCGGTACCGGGTCGACCCAGGAAGCCGGCGGGGCGCACGCCGAGGTGATGGCACTGCGCGCCGCGGGCGATGCGGCACTGGGCGGAACCGCCGTCGTGACGCTGGAGCCCTGTCACCACACCGGACGCACGGGACCGTGCACCCGCGCGCTGATCGACGCGGGGATCGCGAAGGTCGTCTATGCCGTAGCCGATCCCAATCCGGACGCCGCCGGGGGAGCGGCCGCACTCGAATCAGCGGGAGTCGAGGTGACCGGCGGCGTGCTGCGCGACGAGGCGGCGCGGGGCCCTCTGCGCCACTGGTTGTTCCGGCAGCAGCACGATCGACCCAGCGTGATTCTGAAGGTGGCGTCGACTATGGACGGCCGCATCGCGGCGCCCGACGGCACGAGCCAGTGGATCACGGGCTCCGAGGCGCGTGAGCACACGCACCGTCAGCGATGCGCCGCGGACGCGATCGTGGTCGGGACGGGAACGGCGCTGGCCGACGACCCGTCACTGACCGCGCGGCAGCCGGATGGAGCGCTGTATCCGCATCAGCCAGTCCGCGTCGTCCTCGGGCACCGCGAGGTCCCCGGTACGGCGAAGCTGCGCGACGGCTTGTCGCGCTTTGTGCAGGTCAGCTCGCACGAACCGGTCGACGTGCTGGCCGAACTCCCCGAAGCGCTGACGGTGATCGTCGAAGGCGGACCGAGTGTCGCCGGCGCGTTTCTCGCGGCAGGCCTCGTCGACGAGGTGCACGTCTATCTCGCCCCGCTGCTGCTCGGCGCGGGAGCTGAGGCAGTGGACGATCCCACTCAGCGGACACTCGCGGATGCTCGCCGTTTCGCGCGCGACGAGGTGCGAACCCTTGGAGACGACCTGTTCCTGAGGCTGCGGCGGGTCTGA
- a CDS encoding riboflavin synthase, with translation MFTGIVEERGEIIAREDLAEAARFRIRGPVATSDASFGDSIAVNGVCLTVVELDGDAFTVDVMAETLHRSSLDRLGAGASVNLERAMAADGRFGGHIVQGHVDGVGAVVSITPSENWTVVRIAVPADLARYVVEKGSITVDGISLTVSGIGSVEGTGDWLEVSLIPTTLSETTLGTVAAGARVNLEVDVIAKYVERLTGAGQTEGGRS, from the coding sequence GTGTTCACCGGAATCGTTGAGGAGCGCGGCGAGATCATCGCCCGTGAAGACCTCGCAGAAGCCGCGCGTTTCCGTATTCGCGGCCCCGTAGCCACCAGTGACGCATCCTTCGGCGACTCGATCGCCGTCAACGGCGTCTGTCTGACGGTCGTCGAACTCGACGGCGATGCGTTCACCGTCGATGTCATGGCGGAGACGCTGCACCGGAGCTCCCTCGATCGACTCGGCGCGGGCGCGTCCGTGAACCTCGAGCGTGCGATGGCCGCCGACGGACGGTTCGGTGGACATATCGTCCAGGGCCACGTCGACGGCGTCGGTGCCGTCGTGTCGATCACGCCGAGCGAGAACTGGACCGTGGTGCGGATCGCGGTTCCTGCGGACCTCGCACGATACGTGGTGGAGAAGGGATCGATCACCGTCGACGGGATCTCCCTCACGGTGTCCGGAATCGGGTCGGTCGAGGGCACCGGCGATTGGCTGGAGGTCTCGTTGATCCCGACGACCCTCTCGGAGACCACCCTCGGCACGGTGGCGGCCGGAGCACGAGTGAATCTGGAAGTGGATGTCATCGCGAAGTACGTCGAGCGTCTGACCGGCGCCGGCCAGACAGAAGGTGGACGGTCATGA
- a CDS encoding bifunctional 3,4-dihydroxy-2-butanone-4-phosphate synthase/GTP cyclohydrolase II — protein sequence MSENETARDEIAFDTVDRAIADIAAGKAVVVVDDEDRENEGDLIFAAEKATPELVAFMVRYTSGYLCVPLVGDDCDRLGLPPMYTENQDKHGTAYTVTVDAREGIGTGISASDRARTMRLLADPEAQAQDLTRPGHVVPLRAKDGGVLRRPGHTEAAVDLARLAGLNSAGAICEIVSQKDEGSMARTDELRVFADEHDLALISIADLIAWRRRHETHVQRIADARIPTEFGSFKAVGYSSLFDDAEHVALVMGDVGGADGGGEDVLVRVHSECLTGDVFGSLRCDCGPQLQAAMSMVADEGRGIVLYMRGHEGRGIGLMHKLQAYQLQDAGADTVDANLELGLPADARDYGIGAQILVDLGVRSMRLLTNNPAKRVGLDGYGLQITDRVPMPLRANSENLRYLKTKRDRMGHMLEGLDDFDPAADLDGKGAGA from the coding sequence ATGAGTGAGAACGAGACGGCGCGCGACGAGATCGCCTTCGATACCGTCGACCGCGCGATCGCCGATATCGCGGCGGGCAAGGCGGTGGTCGTCGTCGACGACGAGGATCGCGAGAACGAAGGCGATCTGATCTTCGCCGCCGAGAAGGCGACCCCCGAGTTGGTGGCCTTCATGGTTCGCTACACCTCCGGCTACCTGTGCGTACCGCTCGTGGGCGACGATTGCGACCGTCTCGGCCTCCCTCCGATGTACACCGAGAACCAGGACAAGCACGGCACCGCTTACACGGTCACCGTGGATGCCCGTGAAGGCATCGGCACCGGCATCAGCGCCTCCGACCGGGCGAGGACCATGCGACTGCTGGCGGATCCGGAGGCACAGGCCCAGGATCTGACCCGCCCGGGCCATGTGGTGCCTCTGCGAGCCAAGGACGGCGGCGTGCTGCGCCGCCCCGGCCACACCGAGGCCGCCGTCGACCTGGCGCGGCTGGCCGGGCTGAACTCTGCGGGCGCCATCTGCGAGATCGTCAGTCAGAAGGACGAGGGCTCGATGGCCCGGACCGACGAGCTCCGGGTGTTCGCCGATGAGCACGATCTCGCGTTGATCTCCATCGCCGACCTCATCGCCTGGCGGCGTCGCCATGAGACCCACGTCCAGCGCATCGCCGACGCGCGCATCCCGACCGAGTTCGGAAGCTTCAAGGCCGTCGGGTACTCGAGCCTGTTCGACGACGCCGAGCACGTGGCCCTCGTCATGGGCGATGTCGGCGGCGCCGACGGCGGGGGCGAGGACGTGCTGGTGCGCGTGCACTCGGAGTGCCTGACCGGCGACGTGTTCGGTTCGCTGCGCTGCGATTGCGGCCCGCAACTGCAGGCCGCCATGTCGATGGTCGCCGACGAGGGCCGCGGCATCGTGCTGTACATGAGAGGGCACGAAGGGCGGGGCATCGGTCTGATGCACAAGCTGCAGGCCTACCAGCTGCAGGATGCGGGAGCCGACACGGTCGACGCGAATCTGGAGCTGGGCCTGCCCGCGGACGCCCGAGACTACGGAATCGGTGCGCAGATCCTGGTCGATCTGGGCGTGCGCTCGATGCGCCTGCTCACGAACAACCCCGCGAAGCGGGTAGGACTCGACGGCTACGGTCTGCAGATCACCGATCGGGTGCCGATGCCGTTGCGGGCCAACTCGGAGAACCTGAGATATCTGAAGACGAAGCGGGATCGAATGGGGCACATGCTCGAAGGTCTCGACGACTTCGATCCGGCGGCCGACCTGGACGGAAAGGGAGCAGGGGCATGA
- the ribH gene encoding 6,7-dimethyl-8-ribityllumazine synthase produces MSGHGEPALDLQNAGDLRVAIAASQWHETICTALLDGAVRAAGNADVSAPTIVRVAGAIELPVIVQALARTHDVVVALGVVIKGETPHFEYVCDAVTSGLTRVSLDESTPVGNGVLSTLNEAQALARAGLPDSVEDKGAQAMSAAIASALILRDLA; encoded by the coding sequence ATGAGCGGACACGGAGAGCCGGCACTCGACCTGCAGAACGCAGGCGATCTGCGGGTGGCGATCGCCGCCTCCCAGTGGCACGAGACGATCTGCACGGCGTTGCTCGACGGCGCAGTGCGGGCGGCTGGGAACGCCGACGTCTCCGCTCCCACGATCGTTCGGGTCGCGGGAGCGATCGAGCTTCCGGTGATCGTGCAGGCACTGGCGCGTACTCACGACGTCGTGGTCGCCCTCGGGGTGGTCATCAAGGGGGAGACCCCGCATTTCGAGTACGTCTGCGACGCCGTGACATCCGGCCTCACCCGGGTATCGCTCGACGAGTCGACGCCGGTCGGCAACGGGGTGCTGAGCACGTTGAACGAGGCGCAGGCGCTGGCCCGTGCCGGACTGCCGGATTCGGTGGAGGACAAGGGAGCCCAGGCCATGTCGGCCGCGATCGCGTCCGCGCTGATCCTTCGGGACCTGGCGTGA
- a CDS encoding PH domain-containing protein, whose translation MSTTDTWELVYTPRWLRLAAIWTVILIMAIHLTFGLLLDVSYTGVGIGWADKIGLIAVGAVISGAVLLVFRARLRVGPDGVAVRNLVSERLFDWDVVRGLEYPAKGFSAQLLLPDDEHIPVLAVQARDGDAAVAAMTEFRSLHAKHSASVGPAEG comes from the coding sequence GTGAGCACCACTGACACCTGGGAACTGGTCTACACGCCGCGCTGGCTGCGGTTGGCGGCGATCTGGACGGTCATCCTGATCATGGCCATCCACCTGACCTTCGGATTGCTGCTGGACGTGTCGTACACCGGCGTCGGCATCGGCTGGGCCGACAAGATCGGTCTCATCGCCGTGGGCGCGGTGATCTCGGGTGCGGTGCTGCTGGTCTTCCGTGCTCGTCTGCGAGTAGGTCCGGACGGTGTCGCCGTGCGGAATCTGGTGTCGGAACGGCTGTTCGACTGGGACGTCGTGCGCGGTCTGGAGTATCCGGCGAAAGGGTTCTCGGCTCAGCTCCTCCTGCCGGATGACGAGCACATCCCGGTGCTCGCCGTGCAGGCGCGCGACGGAGACGCCGCGGTGGCCGCGATGACCGAGTTCCGGAGTCTGCACGCGAAGCACTCCGCATCGGTGGGCCCGGCAGAGGGCTGA
- a CDS encoding DUF6226 family protein codes for MRSSAAQGYVRPDIDLNPYVADDGVRFGDHWEDGPAPDEAYATISHPERFERIVLVANSIIEHLSARYEVTVEVDEDAESRVEERPAPDRRVTLTPASPHAAPISFDLYPSSVVLTCGLLSEFVHPDCMCDACDAQVITEVESLESEVFGVVDGGLSESVTGAVRLWKEHELDASGTSRTGRCVVFPEDKPVVKAARRALKEFGGEWAPWPLKSVVPAD; via the coding sequence ATGCGAAGCAGTGCGGCGCAAGGATACGTGCGTCCGGACATCGACCTGAACCCGTACGTTGCTGACGACGGGGTCCGATTCGGCGATCACTGGGAGGACGGGCCCGCGCCCGACGAGGCGTACGCGACCATCTCTCATCCCGAGCGGTTCGAGCGGATCGTTCTCGTGGCGAACAGCATCATCGAGCACCTCTCCGCGCGGTACGAGGTGACCGTCGAGGTGGACGAGGACGCCGAGAGTCGCGTCGAGGAGCGACCTGCGCCCGACCGTCGCGTGACGTTGACTCCCGCCAGTCCTCATGCGGCGCCCATCTCCTTCGATCTGTACCCGTCATCGGTGGTCCTCACCTGTGGACTGCTCAGCGAGTTCGTTCACCCCGATTGCATGTGCGATGCCTGCGACGCACAGGTGATCACCGAGGTGGAGAGCCTCGAATCGGAGGTGTTCGGGGTAGTCGACGGTGGACTCAGCGAGTCGGTGACCGGCGCAGTCCGCCTGTGGAAGGAACATGAGCTCGATGCCTCCGGAACCAGCCGGACGGGCCGCTGCGTGGTGTTCCCCGAGGACAAACCGGTGGTCAAGGCCGCGCGGCGGGCGCTCAAGGAGTTCGGCGGCGAATGGGCGCCGTGGCCGCTGAAGTCTGTCGTACCGGCCGACTAG